A segment of the Kazachstania africana CBS 2517 chromosome 2, complete genome genome:
ACTGTTTCCACTCTTATTGACAGTAGCAAAAGCTATAGATCTCGATACAAGCTCGAAAACTTCTATCTGTGATGCTACTGCCTTGATTCAAGACGGTATGCTCGATTATTATGAGGGTATAAGGTACGGTGGTACCGTGGGAATGTTCCAATCTCCCTACTATTGGTGGGAGGCTGGTGAAGCGTTTGGTGGTATGCTGGAGAATTGGTTTCTTTGTGAAAATGACacttttaaagaaattatttatGATGCTATATTGGCTCAAACAGGTTCAGATTATGATTTTATGCCAGAAAATCAAACTATGGTCGAAGGTAACGATGATCAATGTGTCTGGGGTCTAACTATAATGGATGCTGTCGAAAGAAACTTCACTGACCCAACTGATGGTTCACCTGGCTGGCTTTACATGACTCAAgccattttcaatgaaatgtGGTCTAGATGGGACTCTGCCAATTGTGGAGGAGGTCTCAGATGGCAAATTTTCACCTGGAATTCTGGTTATGACTATAAAAGTACAATTTCTAACGTTTGCTTGTTCCAATTAGCAAGTAGATTGGGCAGATATACTGGTAATGATACCTATTTAGACGTGGCGGAATCAGTTTACGACTGGTTAGTCGATGTAGGTTTCATTAATGTCGCTAATGGTACGGCTTATGTCTATGATGGTGCTGATATCTCGGAGAACTGTACCGATATCACTACCATCGATTGGTCATACAATCATGGTATTCTTCTAGGTGGCGCTGCATATGCCTATAATGCAACTAATGGTTCATCTGTCTGGGAGAGTAGAGTTACAGATATCGTAGAAGGTGCGAaaagtattttctttaGCGATGGCATTATGTATGAAAGTGCCTGTCAAGATTACGATACTTGTAACAATGATCAAAGATCTTTTAAAAGTATTTTCTCCCGTATGTTGGGCTTTACAAGTGTTTTAGCACCATTCACGGCTTCCACTATTGATCCGCTCATCAAGTCAAGTGCAGCTGCATGTGCTTTAAGTTGTGATGGTGGTACTGATGGTCATACATGTGGTTTGAACTGGCAGGATAAAACATGTGACGGTAATTACGGTTTAGGTGAGCAAATGTCAGCTTTGGAAGTTATTCAGAACTTACTTATCCACGATAGGCCAGCTCCGTACACTGCTTCGACCGGTGGTTCTTCTGTTGGTGACGCAAGCGCCGGTCTGAACACTACCACTTCAAGTGCAGATGTATTGGAAAATAACTTAACCATTACTAGTAAAGACCGTGCTGGTGCGGCAATTATCACAGCTGTTATTTTAGGTTGTATGGCTGGTGGTGCAATTTGGATGTTATTCTAAAATTCGCAAGAACGTAAACGaaccatatatataagatataacttttatttattaCGGGCAATATTATTCCACTTAGATATCATTAAATGACTAGggtaaaattgaatttcttgCTCCTAGTTCAACTGCTTTATTGGAGATGTTGTACAAAAGAACAacatatattattatttgatattcaTCCGACCTTTTACTGTAGCTCCTACCTATCTATCAGCCTAACATGTCTGTtagaatcaaaatataaaaattaaaattattaagtCTGGCAAAGTAGAAATGCAAATAATGACGTTCAGAACTAAAACTGCAATAATGGTCAAGATCTTTATTATAAGACATACAACATCTCGATTACGTCATAATGGCCCATAAACCCTTCTTGCAAATTAACCAATGCTGCAATGGCCCTACAACTAACAGCCAAAATGCACAGCTTTTTTTTACATAAAAGTAAGTCATAAATGTAGATAACGGCTACAAATCTGCTTATTGTTTGACTATGTGGTCttaataaaatatcttgtcactatttcaatattctaCTATTTGATCTTAAAATCCAGGAATTGATTTATAccaattcaagaaaaacGAACTTATGCGAAGCTTACTATGAATCAAACAGCTTCTTAAAATTCGGcaaaatatacaaaagGACTCAATAAGAGGTACCATATTGGCC
Coding sequences within it:
- the DFG5 gene encoding putative mannan endo-1,6-alpha-mannosidase (similar to Saccharomyces cerevisiae DFG5 (YMR238W); ancestral locus Anc_8.773) — its product is MMITLLFPLLLTVAKAIDLDTSSKTSICDATALIQDGMLDYYEGIRYGGTVGMFQSPYYWWEAGEAFGGMLENWFLCENDTFKEIIYDAILAQTGSDYDFMPENQTMVEGNDDQCVWGLTIMDAVERNFTDPTDGSPGWLYMTQAIFNEMWSRWDSANCGGGLRWQIFTWNSGYDYKSTISNVCLFQLASRLGRYTGNDTYLDVAESVYDWLVDVGFINVANGTAYVYDGADISENCTDITTIDWSYNHGILLGGAAYAYNATNGSSVWESRVTDIVEGAKSIFFSDGIMYESACQDYDTCNNDQRSFKSIFSRMLGFTSVLAPFTASTIDPLIKSSAAACALSCDGGTDGHTCGLNWQDKTCDGNYGLGEQMSALEVIQNLLIHDRPAPYTASTGGSSVGDASAGLNTTTSSADVLENNLTITSKDRAGAAIITAVILGCMAGGAIWMLF